The Saprospiraceae bacterium genome includes the window AACCCTGCCAACCAAGCACTAAAAGGCCCCAAGAACTCAAACCTGACGTTAAGTAGAAAATTTGATTTTCTCGCCAATGTAATGCATAGCCTTGTCATAAGTTTCAATCCCATGACCAACCTTAGGGAATACTTTAACATCCTTGAGTTGCCTAATGTGTTTTTTGGCGTTTTCGATGGATTTTTGGTAGGGAAATAACAGGTCTTGATCCCCTTCCAGTAGATAGACATCTACCTGGACTGCCTGGAGTTGATTACCCATGTAATAGGGCTTTTGGGTATGGTCTTGGTAGCGTTTTAAGGCGAAGAGCTCATAGTCCAGCAACAACCTTTCTGATTGCTCAGATAATTGATGGGTTGGCTTTGAAAATATAGCCTTATCCAAAAACTTAGCGACCGTTTTGGGGCTTGGTTTTAGGATGGGCAATAAATTGAAGTAGAGATTTTTTAAGGCTAAAGAAAATGGCTGTAAACACCCTGGGTTAAGCAGGAATGCCGCCTTTACTTTCTCCGGGTTTGTTATTCCCAATTTCATACCTATCAACCCGCCAAACGATGCGCCGGCAATGAATGTTTTTTGAATGCCTAATTCCTTTAAGACTTCATTTGCCCAAATTCCGTAGTCCAGTGATTTAATATCAGGTGTTTGTCCGTCACTAAGATTGGGCAGTCCGTTTGTTTCAATCAGAAAAATCCTGAGTTTTTGCTTCAGGTTGTCAAGCCCTCTGTCAAAATCCCAAATGAGGGATGTCGTTCTTGCTCCTGGAAATATGACCAGTGTTTCAAGCTGAGGTTCTTGTGTATTTATTCCCCATACGTGGGTTTTGCCCAGCGAAGTGGCTACTTCAAACCTTTGATATACGCGCCCATTCAAGGTCTCCAAGGCTGATACCCAATCCTCAAAGTATTTTAGGTCCTTATCTTTTTCCTTAAAATAGGACTTCCTTTTAATTTCCATTTTATAATAATTTGAGATCTCTCCTTAGCAATTTAGAATTTAAAAATCAACCGCTCCAATTTTTTTCAATTGTCGCTCTCCAATGGAGGCGGGCAAAATCCTCAAAGCATTATTTCGCAAATAGATCAAAAAAGGGTTGTCAAGTTGCGCTAGTTGTCCAATACTATAGGAGGTTTCGGTGATCCATTTGGTCCTTTTCAATCTACGTTTTTCAAAAATTCGAAAAGCATGTTCAAAATCAGGGGCTTGGGACATACATTGGGCGATCGTCACCGCATCCTCTATTGCCTGACATGCCCCTTGTCCCATGTTTGGCGTAGTGGCATGAGCAGCGTCTCCGATCAGCACAATCCGTCCAAAAGCAAATTCGCCATCATGGCATTGATGCCTAATCCCAATCCGGCACCAAGGGGCTCCATTTGTTGGCTTGCCTCAAAAATATGGGCGTCTATCCCGATGTTTTGGAGCGCAATAGCTGTCGTAAGCCCGGCTATGCCTCCGCCGATGATGGATACTTTGTGGTATTTCATTTTAGCAACAAAATTATTCCATCCTACCTGAAAAGTTCTTTACATATGTTAAAAACGACCTTTGCTGGCCACAAAATACTATTGAATACCCGCTCTAATTCTACTAATGCTAACCTGGGTAGTGCCAAGATAGGAAGCGATATAATGAAGCGGACACCTGTTCATAATTCCCGGATACTTCTTTTCCATGAGTTCATATCGTTCTCTCACACTATAAAAACGCAGACTTTCAATTCTCTCCTGTTCATCCAAAAGGCCATAACTTAAAATTACTCTTGCAATATGCTCAAGGTCATGGTGTTGCGAACAGAGTTTTTCAAAATCCACAGACAAAAAATGATAAACATCAGATGCTTCAATTAAATGAATACCTTTTTCACTTGGAAGCCCATTGATCAGGCTAGGGACTGCTCCAATAAACTGTCCATCTGTTGCAAAATAGTCTGTTACATCCTTTCCGTCGTGGTAATAATAAGCCCTTGCAAGGCCAGTTTTCAAAAAAAACATGGATTTAGCACGCTTACCAATTTCAAGTAGGGTAGTGTTTTTAGGGAGTACATTATGAACTATAATTTTTTCAAATTTGGATACCACCTCCTTTTGAAGCGGAGCAATGGCTTGAAAAAAATTAATGACTGGATTGTTATACTAAAAACGGGATAAATTACCGAAAATAAGGATAAGCAATATCTTTAAGTTAACCACAACAAAAAAGATATGCTTACCCTCCACATCAGCGAAACTGATATAGAAGTACTAAAATATGAAAGATATACTTATCCCAGTACAAAAGTTCAAAAACGAATGCAGGTTTTATATATCAGAAGTCAAACGAATTTAACGAATAGCCTAATTGCCCAAATAGTAGGATTACATCGGGATACGGTGACCGAGTATGTGAAGAGGTATAACCAAGGCGGCTTAGCCAGTGTTTATGCAGTAGGTTATGGGACCAATGAGAGTAAATTAGAAGAACATTCTCAAAGTTTGTTATCCTACTTTGAGGACCATCCTCCTCATAGCATAAATGAAGCAAGGGAAAAGATAAAGGAGCTAACGGGCATACAAAGAAGCCCTACTCAAATCCGTTCCTGGCTTAAGAGGCATGGTTTAAGGTATCGAAAAGCAGGTCAAATTCCTGGCAAGGCAGATCAAGTCCAACAAGCTCAATATTTACAAACAGTGCTTAATCCGCTTATTGAAAAAGCACAAGCAGAAGAAATTCACCTTCTTTTTATGGATGCTGCTCATTTTGTGATGGGGGTATTTTTATGTTGCCTATGGTCGGCTAAGCGGGTATTTATTAAGAGTTCTTCCGGCCGTAAACGTTATAATGTACTAGGTGCTGTAGATGCCATCACCAAACAGGTACATACTTGGACAAATGAATCTTACATTAACAGCAATAGTATAGTTGATTTTTTTCATCAACTGCGTATTTACTACTATGACATGAAGCCGATTTACATCATCCTTGATAATGCTCGGTACCAGAAATGCCAGTTTGTCAAATATATAGCATGGCAATTCAATATACAATTAATCTATTTGCCAGCTTATTCACCCAACCTTAACCTCATAGAACGTTTATGGAAATGGGTGAAAAAACAAGCTTTATATGCTACCTACTATGAAGACTTTAATCAATTTAAAAAGGCAATCGACAATAGCATTTATCTGGCTAACAATAATAAAAAACACGAAATCCTAACCCTCTTAAATCTCAAATTTCAACTGTTTTGATTTTCGGCTTTTTATCCCGTGGGCAGTATATTCATAACATAGTGTACTTGTAAGGTGTCTTTCACAAATTTATTTAACTTAAGGTACAATACATAAAGGAGTAATATCCATTTTAGGTATATTCACTACCCAAGGAAAAATCAACACACACATGAAGTACCTAATTATTTTTATAACCTTTATTTTTTTTCAAGGCATACAGGCACAAACAGACCCCAAATGGGATGACACCCGATCTCAAAACTGGCCCAGAGAATGCCAGGAAATCCAGATCAAGTCTTCTCTTGATCAAAAACTTCAAGCTGCTTTTTTTTACAAAAGCAAAAAACGGGCCCCGCTCATTGTCAGTTTGCACACCTGGAGCGGAGGTTATGACCAGAAGGATACCTTGTCCTGGCTCGCTATCGTGCGGGATTACAATTACATTCACCCTGATTTCCGCGGACCCAATAAGCAATTTGAAGCTTGCGGGAGCCCATTGGCGATTCAGGATATTGATGATGCGATTGATTATGCCATTGAGCAAGGGAATGTAGATACCAACCAAATTCACGTTATCGGAGTGAGCGGTGGCGGATATGCTACCTTATTAACCTACATGAAAAGTAAGCATCAGATTAATACCTTTTCGGCCTGGGCCTCCATTAGTAATTTGGTCGATTGGTATTACGAATCGGTAGGCCGCCAACAGAAATACGCTAAAGATATTGCGCTTTCGACCCAGCCAGAATCGGCAGCAGAAACTTCCCTCGTCATGGATGAAGAAGAAGCCAAAAAACGCTCTCCTTATTTCATGCCAACACCGGTGGAGCAACGAAAAAACAGCAAGTTGTTTATTTACGCTGGTATTCACGATGGCTACACTGGCTCTGTCCCCATTAGTCAAAGTGTCAAGTTTTACAACAAACTCATAGCAGATATTGACCCTGAGGCAAAGGAGGCCCAAGTACCCCTGGAGGACCTTTTAACCCTCCTGGAAAGACGGAATACCAACTTCACGCACGGAGATCACTTGGAAAACGGCCTGATTCATTACCAAAAACACTATAAAGACCAGATCCAGCTTAATATTTTTGAAGGAGGTCATGAGCTATTAATTGATGGAGCGTTGGACCAGGTTCGGCCGCTGAAGGTGTTGGCCTTGGGCGATTCCAATGGCGCTTTGGAAGAAGGGTGGGTGAATCAACTCCGTTGGTTGCGCTTTAAGGATCGCTTTTACAACACCTCCATTTCAGGCAATACCATCGGTTTTGACAACCTGGATCGGGTTGCCTTAAATACCCTCTCGAACCTGGATCAGTACCTCAAAGCCGGGGTTGAATCCTTGAAAGGGTTAGATAAAATACTCATCATGCTCGGTACCAATGACTGTAAGGCTGTTTTTGATGATCGCCTGGAAGAGGTGCCCAAGCACCTCGAACAATTGCTGCAGAACATAAAAGCTCACCCCTTGTACAGGCAATACCAACCAAAAATCTATGTGGTCTCTCCGCCTCCTTATGCCCATGATGATCAGTTGATCCCCAAATACAAAGGAGGCGCAGGAGACATCGCCTGGTTATTTCCCCGCTTTAAAGCCATTTCCGAGAAAATGGATTGCGTTTTTATCGATGTTTATTCCATTTTATTGCCAGAATGGGGTCAATACTCAGCAGATGGCATTCATATGAAGCCAGCGGCCCAAAAATTGGTGGCAGAAAAAATAATAGCGGCTTGGGGTGATATTAATTAAAACTTTGAAAATCAAAAAATTAATCTAATAATTCGTGAAAATTCGTGTCAATTCGTGGCTTACCTTTAAGTTGAGCCACGAATTCCAAGAATTATTTATGCCCATCCCTCATTAGAATAATTTTGGCACAAATTGAGAGAGATACGTACGCCAGTTTCGCCAGATATGACCACCCTCGGTTTCCACATATTCGTAGGGCATGGCCCACGCGTCCAGTTTTTTACGATATTCTTCATTGGCTTTATAAAGGAAATCGGTCTTACCTATTCCTATCCAATATAGTTTATATCCGTTTTCCATTTGGGTTTTTAAACCTTCGTCAATTTGGCTATAGACTTTACCCGAAGCATCTTCCCTCGGCATCAAGGCCGCAGAAAACAACCCTATATAATCAAAGGTATTGGGGTAAAATCGGGAAATATGGTAGGAATGAAAACCACCCATGGAAAGTCCGGCAATGGCCCTGTTTTCCTTATCCGTTTTCACCCTGTAATGACCCTCTACAAATTTCACAATGTCCATAAAATTAGCCTCATAGACGCCATTCATGGTCTGGGGTGCCATAAAAACAGGTTTGTAGTAGCCATCGCTACCCAAGCCCGGTGCTGCATCCTGGCTTACATTGCCATTGGGCATGACCACCAACATGGGCCTGGCCTTTCCCTGTGCGATTAAATTATCCAGTATTTGTGCCGTTCTTCCCAATTCCATCCAGGCTTCTTCATCACCACCTGCGCCATGTAATAAATAGAGCACGGGGTATTTTTCCTGAGAGGATTCATATCCGGGAGGGGTGTAAATGCTAAGCCTACGATCCATTTGTAAACCGGGGGAATCATACCAGGTTTTGCTCACTGTACCATGAGGAACATCCATGGTTCTGTAAAGATCCGCTTTTCCGCCTCCAATGATTAGTATATTGGTAATATTTGCCACATCCCTAATTAAAAATGGGTTGTTGGGATCAATGGCCTTCAAACCGTCAACAATAAAAGAATAGGTATATAATTCAGAAGGTAGTTTACCCGTAGTAAAGGTCCAAACGCCCTTTTCACTTTTCGCTAAATTAACCGTGCTGGGTACCTCCATTTCACCAAAAGGCATTATTTTCTTTACGTTGGGTAAAAAATCGCCAGTTAATTGAACAGAATCTGCCGTGGGGGCCAAAAAACGAAAAGTAACCGAATTGTCCTCATGGATTTCAGGAGATACAATTTCTGCTGCGCCAAAAAGTGATTCTTGGGCATAAACGGCAGCATTCAAATTGACTAAAATACAAATAAATAGTATGCTTAATTTCTTCATTTTTTTGAATATTAATTTTTAAACAACTTCAATGTAAATCAAGGGTTTGGGACTTTTGACGATTTAAGAAACCCTCCGTTTTCCAGGCTAGAAGTGGGGGAAGTGGGAAGTCGGAAGTCGGAAGTCGGAAATGCGTTCTTGAGCTTTTCCGACTTCCCACTTCCGACTTCCACCTTTCTTCCGCTTTCCCATTTCGGCCTTCAAAACAGCGAATGTCAAAAGTCCATAAGGGGTAAAATACCCAAATATTGATCGCGGTTGCAAGTTTAGCAAAAATATGGACAATATGTCTTGGTCGATAGCAATATCGGTAAAAAAGCAGAAACAATAGCCTGGTGTTGCCGGCACTAAATACCGAGATATAAAATGGTCTCTTTTAATTGTCAGAGTCCTAAAAAAGGAAGGAGAAAACTCCCAAAAAAAATGTAAAATTGTAGGGTTAAAAATAACCCGAAACTTGAGATTGAAATGGATAGACATCGGATGTGAAATTAAGTTGGAAGTTTGTCTAGAAATCCGAGATGACAGCAACAACAGCCACAAGTTAGGGGGATTGCATGGTTTTTCACAATTTACAAAATTCATTTCCGCAATGAAAATTCAACTTTTTGCGTTTTTCCAGCATCGCCCCATTTCCCGGCACCACCAGATGCTACTGGCCTCCTGTTACCTGATGGCTATGGGTTTTATCCTTCCCGTAAGGGCCCAGATTACCAGCGATAATGCTGTTTTCCCTGTCGTGGGCGACACCCTCCACTTTGCCTTTGGCAACCAGCCTGGGGCAATCAACCAGATTTTCACGCCGCCCGGCGGCGACCAGCAGTGGGACCTGAGCAATCTGCAGCCAACCCAATTCTGGGATCAGATCATGAAAGACCCGCAAACGGGCACGGCTGCTGCCTCCTTCCCTGGGGCCTCTATCCTGTTCAATCCTTTAAATTCCAATGACGAATTTTATTTGCAAGTCACTGGTAATCAGGTCAATGACATGGGGTATTACGGTCACGACGAGCTGAACTTGGGCCTGAGTTTGTTGTTTAAAAAGTCACCTGTACTGGAACAATCCTGGGCCCCGGTCAATTTCTTTGATATCCGCCAAAGTTCGGCCAATGTATTAACTGCTTTCGATGCACCGATAGCTCCAGCCTTTTTACTGGCTTTGGTTCCTACTGCCGATTCATTCCGTACCCGGATTACGTATCAACGGGTCAGCGCTATCGATGCGTGGGGCACACTGGCCATTCCCGGCGGCACTTTTGAGGTGCTGCGGAAAAAACAAACCGAATACAAGAGCACAGCTGTGGATGTAAAGGTAGCACCGCTCGGGTGGATAGATATTTCAACTATCGGCGGGCAACAGTTACTCCCGCTGGGGACGGATACGATAACCACCTTTCATTTTCTGAACAACGTCTCCAAAGAAGCCATTGCTATTTGTACACTTAATACTGCACAAAACGCGGTAACAGGCGTTCAGTACAAAGTAGTATCGCCGCCCGTAGGAACAGACGACCTATGGCTGAAGAAGGAACATTTCAGTCTTTATCCCAACCCTGCCCAACATTCTGTCACCCTGCGGTGGGAACTGCTGGAGGATGCCGACGTCCGCATTGTGGTGACCGATGCGACCGGCCGTCAGTTGCAGACCCTGCTCGACGGACACCTATCGGCCGGCCCTCAACTGACCCAACATGCCTTGGCACCAATGCATTCCGGCCTGCATTTCGTTCAAATATTGACCAACGGCGCCTTGCAGTATACGGCTAAACTGTTGGTTTTATAATTAATTCACGGCCCACTGCGACTTGGAGCTTTTCTTTTACTCAACTTGCAAATAAGTAGGAGTTTGTGGGCAATGAATAGAAAAATGGAGAATCATAAATGATTTAGACTTTATTTTGGTTGTTAAGGACCATAAATATATTAAACAATAAACTTTGATAGCTTGCTAAATCGACTTATATTCACTTAGATTTAGCGAGCTATCAAAAAATATCAGCATGCAAAACAAGCTCATCGGCCGCGCTAAAGAACAGGAAACCCTGAAAGCAGCTTTGTTCTCAAATGAATCAGAAATGGTGGCAGTAATAGGACGTAGAAGGGTTGGAAAGACCTTTCTGATTAGAGCTGCCTACAAGGAGAGAATTGACTTAGAATTTACCGGAGTACAAAATGCAACGCGGCGAGAGCAATTGGATTCCTTTCATTTTTTGTTACAAAAATATGCTGGGCAAAACACGACCTTGAGTTTACCGAAAAACTGGTTAGAAGCCTTTCATCAATTGATAACGGTACTTGAGAAAAAAAATAATTCAAGAAAAAAGAAAGTGTTATTTTTTGATGAACTTCCATGGCTTGCTACAAAAAAATCTGGCTTTTTAAAGGCTTTAGGTTTTTTTTGGAATAACTGGGCATCAAAAAATAATATTGTAGTTGTCATCTGTGGCTCTGCGGCTTCATGGATGATTCAAAATGTAGTAAAGGACAAAGGTGGATTGCACAATAGGATAACCAGGAGAATTAATTTAAGACCATTTACCTTATCCGAAACGGAAACTTTTTTAGCCAGTAGGAACTTAAAACTGAATCGCTATAATACTATTTTGATTTATATGATAATGGGAGGCATTCCACATTATCTAAAGGAAATACAAGCGGGAAAAAGCGCTATCCAAAATATTGATGACATTTGTTTTTTAGAAGATGGTTTGTTGGCCGATGAATTTTCAAGTCTCTATCCAGCATTATTTGAGCATTCAGAAAACCACATTGCTATTATTAGGGCATTGGCAAAAAAATGGAAAGGGCTGACTAGAGCTGAGATCATTAAATTGGCCAATTTATCAAATGGTGGAGGAATAACTAAAACATTGAATGAATTAATGCATTCCAGTTTTATTTCCGCTTACTTCCCTTTTGGAAAAAAAAGGAAAGACATGCTCTACCGTTTAACAGATGAATATTCTCTCTTTTACTTGCACTTTATAGAAAAAAAGAGAAGGAACGTGAAAGGAGCTTGGAAAGCTTTAAGTCAAACAGCAACTTTTAAAAGCTGGAGTGGATATGCTTTTGAAAGCCTATGCTTAAAACACATCGAACAAATAAAAATGGCGCTCCAGATTGCTGGTATTTATTCGGAGTCTTCCAGTTTTTTCTTTTCTGGGAATGACTATTTACCCGGCATACAAATCGACCTCTTGATCGATAGAAATGACCAGGTAATCAACCTATGTGAAATAAAATTTCAGCAAAGAGAATTTATCATGACCAAATCTTATGCTGAACAATTACAGCAAAAAATAGCAGTCTTTAGTGAAGTAAGCAAAACAAAAAAACAGGTATTCCTCACTATGATCACCACTTTCGGAACGACTGATAATAAACACAGTCTTGGGTTGGTAGATAATGATTTGAAAATGGATGTTTTGTTTAGATGATGCCTCTATCCTGTTCAACCCTTTAAATTCCAATGACGAATTTTATTTGCAAGTCGCTGGTAATCAGGCCAATGACATGGGGTATTGCGGCCACGACGAGCTGAGCTTGGGCCTGAGTTTGTTGTTTAAAAAGTCACCTGCACTGGAACAATCCTGGGCCCCGATCAATTATTTCAGTCTTTATCCCAACCCTGCCCAACATTCCGTCACCCTGCGGTGGGAACTACTGGAGGATGCCGAGGTCCGCATTGTGGTGACCGATGCGACCGGCCGTCAGTTGCATACCCTGCTCGACGGACACCTATCGGCCGGCCCTCAGCTGACCCAACATGCCTTGGCGCCAATGCATTCCGGCCTGCATTTCGTACAAATATTGACCAACGGCGCCTTGCAGTATACGGCTAAACTGTTGGTTTTATAAGGCGAAATGTAAAATTTGAATCATCAACCCAAAAGGTTATTAAACAAATTTAAAAAACTGCCCTTGCCATGTTATTTCATTGTACTTTTGAAGCTTTTGAATCTTAATCGGGGTGGCAGCATTAATTTCATTGATCCTGTAGGGTGGAGGCCATAAGCCTCAAAAGGTCAGCTTTCAGCTTGGCCTTTTGCATTTCTTGCTTTCGCTTGAGTAACACTCAGCTCATTCCAGAAATGCAAAAGGCCATTTTGCTATGCAAAATGACCTTTTGTCTTAGTCGGGGTGGCAGGATTAATTTATTGCTTTTTCTTGCATATTATTTGTGCTTTTTTTACCTTGTAGTTGCTGTATAAGTGTTACTTACATATTTGGTAAATATTATTTTGATTTTATAATTATCAACTTTTTTTCACCTAATATGCAACCTAGATTCTACCTTAAATCTACTGGCAAGGGGGATGAAGCTCGTTTAGTCATCATGTTCTTTAATTACCGCATCGGGAAGATGCAAATTCGGTTTAATTATTCTACCCAGGTATATGTTCCGCCTTCTCGCTGGAATAGGACGACGCAAAAGGCTAAGGCTGCTAGAGACTTCCCACAGCATCAACAGATTAATGCGGCACTGGGTTTGATAGGTAGAACGGCAGAGACGATCTATTATAAGTTTAAAGGAGAATTGAAGATCAGAGAATTGACGAAGATGGTTTTCAAAGAGCAGATGGATAAGCAACTTCATAGGGAGTTTTCAGAAACCGATTTATTGGGCTTTATGAAGGAAAAGATTCAAGAGCGAAAGGATGGTACGGTAAGTCGGGGCACCTGGAAAAATGACCAGGTGGCATTACATCATCTTGAGGACTTTGCTAAGATTAGACGAAAACAAGCGCTCTATTTTGATGAAATCACCATCGTATGGTCCAAATCATTCCAACAATACTTATTCGATCAGGGACTTCAGAATAATTATGTTCATAAGATGCTATCCAAGGTAAAGCAATTCATGAGAAAGGCGCAGGAGGAAGGGAAAACTGATAATACGGAGTACCAGTCGCCCTCCTTCCAGGTTTCTAAGACTAAAACAAGTGAAGTCTATTTAACTATTGATGAATTAAGAGCTTTGGAAAACCTGCAACTTCAAGGAACAACCAAAGATATCCGGGATATATTTCTGGTTCTAGCCTTTACCGGAGTTAGGTTCTCGGATGTAGGGGAGGTCCGGCTGAGCAATCTGGTGCCAAGCCAGCGCAAGAAGTTATTCCGGATTTCGACCCAAAAGACAGATCAAACCGTAACCATTCCAGCGCATCCCTTGGTTTTGGAAATCCTGGCACAGCATGGCGGCACACTGCCCCAATATACCAACCAGTTCTTCAATAGGGAAATAAAACTGATCTGTCAAAAAGCGGGTATAAATCAAGACATCTCCAAGGTAAAAACCGTACAAGGCCGCAAAGAAGTCAAGGCCGTCAAGAAATGGGAACGCATCTATTCGCATACCGGTCGCCGGTCTTTTGCAACCAACGCTTTCTTGGCTGGCATGCGGCCTGAGGATGTCATTAAGATTACCGGTCACGCTGATACGAAGACATTGCTCATCTACATCCGAGCGGACGATCTCCGGGTTGGGATGGAATCAGCTAAACACGAGTTCTTTACCGAATGGTGAAACACGTCTAAAAATTATCTCCACGATACCTTCGATAGTCATCCACTTGCGTAAGTAAAAAATAACCACGGCCCCTCTCGTCAGTATGTCGAGGCATGATCGCCGTGTGGATGCGTGCGATATTATCTACTGTTCCAGGTGTTACCCCCAAGTAATCAGAAACGGCCCTTCTGGACATCCTTTGATCCTTTGGTTCAGCCATGGAAGCCACGGCACGAGTGACTGATTCTTCAATGATTTCAATGAGTTGTTCTTTAGTGGTGACTATTAGTTCCATAGTTTTTAATATTATTCAGGATGGAAATTTGAAGAAATTTTGTTTGATCTCTACTTTTGAAATTTCGGTGTTCTCTGGCAAAGTCAGCTTCGACTTCCAGTGTTGCTTTTGTCTCCTGGAAATGGAAGAAGAAATCAGCCCTCCATTTCCTTCCGGCATCTTTTGCGAATAAGCATTCGGCGATGGTAGCAGGCACTCGAAATAGATTGTACAAACGGCGGAATATTTTGGCTTGAAGTTGATTCATAATCTTTTACTTTTCCCAATAAGTTCAACCGGGGTCATCATTTCTTTCACCCGATCGATAAACCGTGGATCGGGGATTTGTCTGCCAATGTCTTCGGGTTCAATATTGCTGGTAATATGGATTTTCTTTCCCTGTCGCCATCCATGTAGATAAAACTGTTCAATCAGTATTTTGCTGACATCGGTCGAATTGCCATAAATCTTGCTTTGTTCCTGATCCGCGAAGAGGTCATCAATACACCAGTTCCCATTCATGTAGTTATCCAGCAAAGCCGTTTCCTTTTGCCGTTGGATTCGAAAAGAAATATCCCGAACATTGCCCAACTGGAAATACTTGTAGTTCAAAGTCTGGGTAAACACGCTGAAAGCCTCCATTAAGGCTGTTTTCCCGATGCCTACATTACCAAATAAGTAAATCCCTTTTTTCAAAGAATACGGACATGTATCGCTTCCGGTGAAATACAAAAT containing:
- a CDS encoding alpha/beta hydrolase codes for the protein MEIKRKSYFKEKDKDLKYFEDWVSALETLNGRVYQRFEVATSLGKTHVWGINTQEPQLETLVIFPGARTTSLIWDFDRGLDNLKQKLRIFLIETNGLPNLSDGQTPDIKSLDYGIWANEVLKELGIQKTFIAGASFGGLIGMKLGITNPEKVKAAFLLNPGCLQPFSLALKNLYFNLLPILKPSPKTVAKFLDKAIFSKPTHQLSEQSERLLLDYELFALKRYQDHTQKPYYMGNQLQAVQVDVYLLEGDQDLLFPYQKSIENAKKHIRQLKDVKVFPKVGHGIETYDKAMHYIGEKIKFST
- a CDS encoding NAD(P)-binding protein, with the translated sequence MKYHKVSIIGGGIAGLTTAIALQNIGIDAHIFEASQQMEPLGAGLGLGINAMMANLLLDGLC
- a CDS encoding Crp/Fnr family transcriptional regulator → MVSKFEKIIVHNVLPKNTTLLEIGKRAKSMFFLKTGLARAYYYHDGKDVTDYFATDGQFIGAVPSLINGLPSEKGIHLIEASDVYHFLSVDFEKLCSQHHDLEHIARVILSYGLLDEQERIESLRFYSVRERYELMEKKYPGIMNRCPLHYIASYLGTTQVSISRIRAGIQ
- a CDS encoding IS630 family transposase, with translation MLTLHISETDIEVLKYERYTYPSTKVQKRMQVLYIRSQTNLTNSLIAQIVGLHRDTVTEYVKRYNQGGLASVYAVGYGTNESKLEEHSQSLLSYFEDHPPHSINEAREKIKELTGIQRSPTQIRSWLKRHGLRYRKAGQIPGKADQVQQAQYLQTVLNPLIEKAQAEEIHLLFMDAAHFVMGVFLCCLWSAKRVFIKSSSGRKRYNVLGAVDAITKQVHTWTNESYINSNSIVDFFHQLRIYYYDMKPIYIILDNARYQKCQFVKYIAWQFNIQLIYLPAYSPNLNLIERLWKWVKKQALYATYYEDFNQFKKAIDNSIYLANNNKKHEILTLLNLKFQLF
- a CDS encoding GDSL-type esterase/lipase family protein, which codes for MKYLIIFITFIFFQGIQAQTDPKWDDTRSQNWPRECQEIQIKSSLDQKLQAAFFYKSKKRAPLIVSLHTWSGGYDQKDTLSWLAIVRDYNYIHPDFRGPNKQFEACGSPLAIQDIDDAIDYAIEQGNVDTNQIHVIGVSGGGYATLLTYMKSKHQINTFSAWASISNLVDWYYESVGRQQKYAKDIALSTQPESAAETSLVMDEEEAKKRSPYFMPTPVEQRKNSKLFIYAGIHDGYTGSVPISQSVKFYNKLIADIDPEAKEAQVPLEDLLTLLERRNTNFTHGDHLENGLIHYQKHYKDQIQLNIFEGGHELLIDGALDQVRPLKVLALGDSNGALEEGWVNQLRWLRFKDRFYNTSISGNTIGFDNLDRVALNTLSNLDQYLKAGVESLKGLDKILIMLGTNDCKAVFDDRLEEVPKHLEQLLQNIKAHPLYRQYQPKIYVVSPPPYAHDDQLIPKYKGGAGDIAWLFPRFKAISEKMDCVFIDVYSILLPEWGQYSADGIHMKPAAQKLVAEKIIAAWGDIN
- a CDS encoding alpha/beta hydrolase-fold protein; this translates as MKKLSILFICILVNLNAAVYAQESLFGAAEIVSPEIHEDNSVTFRFLAPTADSVQLTGDFLPNVKKIMPFGEMEVPSTVNLAKSEKGVWTFTTGKLPSELYTYSFIVDGLKAIDPNNPFLIRDVANITNILIIGGGKADLYRTMDVPHGTVSKTWYDSPGLQMDRRLSIYTPPGYESSQEKYPVLYLLHGAGGDEEAWMELGRTAQILDNLIAQGKARPMLVVMPNGNVSQDAAPGLGSDGYYKPVFMAPQTMNGVYEANFMDIVKFVEGHYRVKTDKENRAIAGLSMGGFHSYHISRFYPNTFDYIGLFSAALMPREDASGKVYSQIDEGLKTQMENGYKLYWIGIGKTDFLYKANEEYRKKLDAWAMPYEYVETEGGHIWRNWRTYLSQFVPKLF
- a CDS encoding T9SS type A sorting domain-containing protein, producing the protein MKIQLFAFFQHRPISRHHQMLLASCYLMAMGFILPVRAQITSDNAVFPVVGDTLHFAFGNQPGAINQIFTPPGGDQQWDLSNLQPTQFWDQIMKDPQTGTAAASFPGASILFNPLNSNDEFYLQVTGNQVNDMGYYGHDELNLGLSLLFKKSPVLEQSWAPVNFFDIRQSSANVLTAFDAPIAPAFLLALVPTADSFRTRITYQRVSAIDAWGTLAIPGGTFEVLRKKQTEYKSTAVDVKVAPLGWIDISTIGGQQLLPLGTDTITTFHFLNNVSKEAIAICTLNTAQNAVTGVQYKVVSPPVGTDDLWLKKEHFSLYPNPAQHSVTLRWELLEDADVRIVVTDATGRQLQTLLDGHLSAGPQLTQHALAPMHSGLHFVQILTNGALQYTAKLLVL
- a CDS encoding ATP-binding protein, whose translation is MQNKLIGRAKEQETLKAALFSNESEMVAVIGRRRVGKTFLIRAAYKERIDLEFTGVQNATRREQLDSFHFLLQKYAGQNTTLSLPKNWLEAFHQLITVLEKKNNSRKKKVLFFDELPWLATKKSGFLKALGFFWNNWASKNNIVVVICGSAASWMIQNVVKDKGGLHNRITRRINLRPFTLSETETFLASRNLKLNRYNTILIYMIMGGIPHYLKEIQAGKSAIQNIDDICFLEDGLLADEFSSLYPALFEHSENHIAIIRALAKKWKGLTRAEIIKLANLSNGGGITKTLNELMHSSFISAYFPFGKKRKDMLYRLTDEYSLFYLHFIEKKRRNVKGAWKALSQTATFKSWSGYAFESLCLKHIEQIKMALQIAGIYSESSSFFFSGNDYLPGIQIDLLIDRNDQVINLCEIKFQQREFIMTKSYAEQLQQKIAVFSEVSKTKKQVFLTMITTFGTTDNKHSLGLVDNDLKMDVLFR